The nucleotide sequence ATTTCAATGCCCTGCGGGAAACACTGGCGCAGCTAAAGTAATTCTTGAACAGCGGGCTGTCGGCAGCCCTCTGCCTCTTTTCTTATGGCCTGGTATCATACATTCTTTCAGGGTCTGCCCCAGAGTGCCTGGAAAGCCGCACAAACCGAAGAGCAAACCCAGCTCGACCTGGAGCTGCTCGTTGACACACTCGAATTTGGCCCCGACGACCGGCTGCTGGATATATTCTGCGGCTATGGTCGGCATGCCCTGCCACTCGCCCGAATGGGCGCCCGGCTAACGGGCGTCGATATTTCAGAGGAGTACATAACGGAATTGCAGGCCGAGGCCAGGGGGCAGAAACTTTCTCTGGAGGCTATTCAGGCCGATTTTCTGAGCATACTGCCTGACCAGCTGGCGCCGGAAGCCTCGTTTGATGCGGCTTATTGCCTGGGCAACAGCTTCAGCTTTTTTCCCCGAGCCGACATGCTGGCCTTTTTAACCCGCATTGCCCTGCTTCTTAAACCAGGTGGCCGTTTTCTGGCCCATTCGCAGATGGTTGCGGAGTCGGTGCTGCCCGATTACCAGACCCACAACTGGCAACCCATTGGTGAAGGTACCGATCGAATCCTGTTTCTGATGGAGAATGACTACGACCCGCTCGAAAGCCGGATCGATTCGCACCTAACTTACGTACAGAATGGGCTTACGCAGTCCCGCACGGCGCAGCACTACGTCTATACCCTGGCCGAACTCAGGTGGTTGTTTGCGGAGGCAGGTCTAAACACGATTGACTGTTACGGAACCGTCGACAGAGAGCCGTATGCATTCGGCGACGAGAACGTCTGGCTGCTGGCCGAACGGGTGTTTTCCTAATTAACAGGGCTGGTGCATCGAGTGAAGCTGGAACGTAGAGCATTCTTACCGTAACCCGCTATCCGTCAATTAATTATAAAAGCTCTCGAAGATAGAATTTAACTTTTTGTAGAAAATCTGCATTTATCCTGGATAATACCAGCATAAATCCGTAGTTTTCAGACAATTTAACACCGTTAACTGTCGATAGAGAGCCTATAGGTATGGAAGTTATTGAGCGAAAACTGCGCACCCGCGAACAGACGCGCTCTGGTATAATAGGAACGGCGAAAGCCATTGCCCGCCGGGAAGGCTGGCAGGCGGTGTCGATCCGCAAAATCGCCGATGCAATAGATTACAGCGCCCCCGTTGTTTATGAATACTTCGACAGCAAAGACATTTTGCTGGACGAAATACGAAATGAAGGATTCCGCTATCTCCATCAGGAATACGAGCGTATCCTCAAGCTTTACCGCGACCCCGAAAAACGGCTTTACGAAATCTCTCTGATCCAATGGGCCTTTGCCCGGGAGCAGCCCGAAATGTACCAGGTTATGTATAATCTGGACGGAGCCTACTGCACCCTGCCCGTGTACCAGTCCAGCGCGATGCAGGAAGTCAGCGATATCGTGAGCGAAATTATTTTCTCGTTCATTCCGAAATCGAAGGAAAGTATCCGGCGGCTGTATTTCGAGTGGTGGTCGGTTTCGCACGGGATGATCATGCTCGCGATGCTGCTGAAAGATGAGCAACCCCTCGATCAGTCGGAACAGATTTACCGCGAAACCATGCGTCGGTTTGTACGTGGCCTTCGATAGCCAGATTCGTTACGCTTCCGTTGCTTTTGGGTAAGGTGGGTATGCAGACGACCAAACCACGCATTATTTACGTGTATGATGCCCTATGCGGCTGGTGCTATGGCTTCAGCCCCGTCATTCGGCGCTTGTACCAGACCCGCTCTGACGAGTTTGACTTCGACGTTTTGAGTGGCGGAATGATGGCTGGTGACCGGGCCCGACCCATTGCTGAATTAAGAACGTTCATCGAGCAGGCTTACAGGACTGTCGAAGACCATACGGGTGTCCAGTTCAGCGAATACTACCTGACCGACATCCTGCAATCCGACACGTATATTTCGGACTCCGAAAAACCGGGCATGGCCATGACGCTGTTCAAAGCAGTGCTGCCGGACCGGGCCATTGAGTTTGCCGGGATACTTCAGCATGCGCTTTATCGAAAAGGTCTTGATCTGAACGTCGATGCCAATTACGGTCCCCTGGTCGAACCCTTCGGGATTGACCCCGACGAGTATGTAGCGCATCTGTCCGATTCAGCTATCAAACGGCAGACTTGGGCCGAGTTTGACCTTGTTGCCAACTACGGCATCAACGGGTTTCCATCGGTCATACTGGACAATGGCAGTAAATTGTTTCTGATTGCCCGTGGCTACCTTTCCTATGAACAGTTCGAGCAAAATATAACCCGTGCCCTGGAAAGCGTCTAATTGCGTTCTAAAATCCAATAGCCGTTCTCTATGACAGCCATTGCCTTTATTGGGGCAACGGGAATGCTTGGGCAGCCCGTTGCCCGTAAATTTATCCAGGCAGGTTACCAGGTGCGCATTATCGCCCGTAACCCCAGACAGGCAAAAAAACTTTTCCCGGACACCGAGGTCGTAACGGGCGATTTGCGCGACCCAACGAGCCTGCTCAGCGCCCTCAAGGGCATGGACACAGTTTACCTGAACTTGTCTATCCAGCAAACCGAAAAACCCACCGACTTCCATACCGAAGCCGACGGCCTGGTGCATCTCCTGGCGGCAGCCCGGCAGGCGGGTGTCGGACGGATCGCCTACTTGTCGTCTCTCATCATGCGCTACCAGGGCACCAACGGGTTTCGGTGGTGGGTATTCGACGTAAAACAGGAGGCCGTTCGGCTGATCAAAGCGGCCGGAATTCCATCCAGTATTTTTTATCCTTCCTGCTTTATGGAATCCCTGCTCAAAACGCAGCGCGTTGGTCCACTTGTCTTACTGGTTGGGCAGTCCAGCGTACGCCCCTGGTACGTAGCCGCTCACGACTACGGTCAGCAGGTAGCCCGGGCGTTACGGCTTGCCAAAGATGGTCAGAATCAGGAATACGTAATTCAGGGCCCCGAGGCCGTTACGCAGCACGAGGCCGCCCTCCGACTCGTTGCGGCTTATTCATCGAAGACGTTACGTGTACTTACGATGCCTCCTTTCCTGATGCGGCTGGGGCGTCCGTTCTCGGCTCAGGCTAACTATGGCTGGCACATTACCGAGGCACTTAACCAGTATCCCGAATCGTTCGAAGCGGCCCAGACGTGGGCGGAGCTAGGCAGGCCCGAAACAACAATCGAACGGTTTGCGAATCAGTACAGCCCGTCGATCGACAGATAGCGCTCGCCGGTATCATAGCAGAACGTCAGAATCCGGCTGCCGGGCGTAATGTCGGGCAGTTTTTTAGCAACGGCCGCCAGCGAGGCCCCCGACGAAATACCCACAAAAATGCCTTCTTCCTTCGCCACCCGACCGGCCATGGCAAAGGCGTCGTCTTTGCTGACCTGAACGGTTCCGTCGATGGCGTCGGTGTGCAGA is from Spirosoma taeanense and encodes:
- a CDS encoding SDR family oxidoreductase translates to MTAIAFIGATGMLGQPVARKFIQAGYQVRIIARNPRQAKKLFPDTEVVTGDLRDPTSLLSALKGMDTVYLNLSIQQTEKPTDFHTEADGLVHLLAAARQAGVGRIAYLSSLIMRYQGTNGFRWWVFDVKQEAVRLIKAAGIPSSIFYPSCFMESLLKTQRVGPLVLLVGQSSVRPWYVAAHDYGQQVARALRLAKDGQNQEYVIQGPEAVTQHEAALRLVAAYSSKTLRVLTMPPFLMRLGRPFSAQANYGWHITEALNQYPESFEAAQTWAELGRPETTIERFANQYSPSIDR
- a CDS encoding TetR/AcrR family transcriptional regulator, with amino-acid sequence MEVIERKLRTREQTRSGIIGTAKAIARREGWQAVSIRKIADAIDYSAPVVYEYFDSKDILLDEIRNEGFRYLHQEYERILKLYRDPEKRLYEISLIQWAFAREQPEMYQVMYNLDGAYCTLPVYQSSAMQEVSDIVSEIIFSFIPKSKESIRRLYFEWWSVSHGMIMLAMLLKDEQPLDQSEQIYRETMRRFVRGLR
- a CDS encoding class I SAM-dependent methyltransferase — its product is MAWYHTFFQGLPQSAWKAAQTEEQTQLDLELLVDTLEFGPDDRLLDIFCGYGRHALPLARMGARLTGVDISEEYITELQAEARGQKLSLEAIQADFLSILPDQLAPEASFDAAYCLGNSFSFFPRADMLAFLTRIALLLKPGGRFLAHSQMVAESVLPDYQTHNWQPIGEGTDRILFLMENDYDPLESRIDSHLTYVQNGLTQSRTAQHYVYTLAELRWLFAEAGLNTIDCYGTVDREPYAFGDENVWLLAERVFS
- a CDS encoding DsbA family protein, producing the protein MQTTKPRIIYVYDALCGWCYGFSPVIRRLYQTRSDEFDFDVLSGGMMAGDRARPIAELRTFIEQAYRTVEDHTGVQFSEYYLTDILQSDTYISDSEKPGMAMTLFKAVLPDRAIEFAGILQHALYRKGLDLNVDANYGPLVEPFGIDPDEYVAHLSDSAIKRQTWAEFDLVANYGINGFPSVILDNGSKLFLIARGYLSYEQFEQNITRALESV